The nucleotide window CGGTCTCGCGCAGCCATTCAAGTACGCTAAAGGAATCGGCTCCGGGCATATCAATGTCCATCACCAAAGCGGCAAATCTTACGCCACTTGCAAACTTATCCATTAGCGCAGCGCAATCATGCGCAAGGACTACCGAGTGCCCGGCCTCGGTCAGCATGGCGCCGAGCCTGTCCCTGAACAGCCCGCCCTCTTCGAGAACTATTATGTCCTTCGATGTCCCGGTTATCATAAAATCCAACCAAACCGCCAATTAAATACTTCGCCAATCCCAAGTTTATATAATATCAGGCAGGATTGTCCTGTCAAGCAGCCATTGCCATATGTGGCGCACTGTAATAAAACGGTTGCAGTTATCTTACCATCTCAACGCGTACCTCTGTAGTATCGGCCCTGCCCTGGTCGTCAACCGCCCGTATTATGTATTTACCTGGAGATGCGTTCCATTCAAAGGGCTTGTCCTTTGGCGAATTTCCAAGATACTTTTCGTTTACGAACCAGAACACCGTGGACGAGTCGGCATCGGTCACAGCGCTAAGCGCTATGACTTCGGACTTATCCTTTGCCGCCCTGATATTATACACAACGCCCCTTGCAGGAGATGTTATCTTCGGAGGAAGCCCGGAAGACGCCTTGATGTCGAGCGAGCATCCCGGCATATAGGGCGGCGCAGTGCGCCTTGGGAGCCCGGCCTGCCTAAATATCTTTTGCAAATCGGATGGCCAGAATTCGTAGACCTCTTTACGCGTTGTTTTTTCGTCCACATTGCAGGCCCGAAGCCCTGTTTTCTTGTCTATGGCAACCTCTCTGTGC belongs to Deltaproteobacteria bacterium and includes:
- a CDS encoding response regulator, which encodes MITGTSKDIIVLEEGGLFRDRLGAMLTEAGHSVVLAHDCAALMDKFASGVRFAALVMDIDMPGADSFSVLEWLRETDTRCPVLFVTDTGGSEDVSSEDEAVFYAPCIISKNQPHAAIMSAINRHLFPDMPSKRAKDRVYGAIPAC